A stretch of Phycisphaerae bacterium DNA encodes these proteins:
- a CDS encoding 4Fe-4S binding protein, translating to MPRFLRLPRSANIFLPCLKASDRLGWRGTRDHLLARLGPTWRNSPLRRVLQAACLVLFLYAFFYVCWPYSQPFSATTLSDKQWFPAETFLLLDPLVGISTALAGRVLNWPTLGWTVGVVLLCLLVPRAFCGYLCPLGTLIDLFDWLVGRRIRRFHLSPEGREGRWWIHIRYYLLVSVLGASLGGVLLSGFVAAIPVLTRGLLFTGGRLQLSLMKGQKHLLPANWALYASIVLFAGTFLVSLLGPRFWCRCLCPSGAILSLLSPFRVGQRRVQDTCFGCGKCAQVCRFDAVNQDFTTRTSHCTFCQTCGGVCPTGSIKFVTRWNKEAPKPAGEIFRPPSPLSRRGFLAASILGTVTAAPGLVTSRQGSDRPRPIRPPGSVPEDEFLALCIRCGECFKVCPGPVLHPAGTDYGLDALWTPVAHLHHAGCHQDCNFCTQVCPTGAIQPLELAVKRRTRMGLARIDPDTCLPYRGDKLRQDCDLCYVECRRAGYDAIEMKETRIELNPPPPEGVFSEVELEAMSRIRVPVVKVEACVGCGICEYRCHTRHVVQKPTLRRSAIMVWAENEHRLLSFPADPRDLPSVTRPASVA from the coding sequence ATGCCCAGGTTCCTTCGACTTCCTCGCTCGGCGAACATCTTCCTGCCCTGCCTGAAGGCCTCCGACCGGCTCGGGTGGCGCGGAACGAGGGACCATCTCCTTGCTCGGCTGGGTCCCACGTGGCGAAACTCACCGTTGCGGCGCGTCCTGCAAGCCGCTTGCCTTGTACTCTTCTTGTACGCGTTCTTCTATGTCTGCTGGCCCTACTCCCAGCCGTTCTCCGCGACGACGCTCAGTGACAAGCAGTGGTTTCCCGCCGAGACTTTCCTGTTGCTCGACCCGCTCGTCGGCATCTCAACCGCGCTCGCTGGGAGAGTCCTGAACTGGCCGACACTGGGGTGGACAGTGGGCGTCGTGCTCTTGTGCCTTCTGGTTCCCCGTGCTTTTTGTGGCTATCTTTGCCCGCTCGGTACGCTGATCGACCTGTTCGACTGGCTTGTCGGACGCCGCATCCGAAGATTCCACCTGTCTCCGGAAGGACGAGAAGGGCGGTGGTGGATTCATATCCGGTACTACCTTCTCGTCAGCGTGCTGGGGGCTTCCTTGGGTGGGGTCCTCCTTTCGGGATTCGTCGCAGCCATTCCCGTGCTTACGCGAGGGTTGCTCTTCACCGGCGGACGCCTGCAACTGAGCCTGATGAAGGGTCAGAAACACCTGTTGCCCGCCAATTGGGCACTCTATGCCTCTATCGTTCTCTTCGCCGGTACGTTCCTGGTGAGTCTGCTCGGGCCACGGTTCTGGTGCCGATGCCTGTGTCCCAGCGGAGCGATCCTCTCGCTGCTGAGTCCGTTCCGAGTGGGGCAGCGGAGGGTTCAAGACACGTGCTTCGGTTGCGGCAAGTGCGCTCAAGTCTGCCGCTTCGATGCCGTGAATCAGGACTTCACTACCCGAACGAGCCATTGCACCTTCTGTCAGACGTGCGGCGGAGTCTGTCCGACGGGTTCCATCAAATTCGTCACGCGATGGAACAAGGAGGCGCCAAAGCCGGCGGGCGAGATCTTCCGACCGCCATCCCCATTGTCGCGGAGAGGCTTCCTGGCGGCGTCGATCCTGGGCACGGTGACGGCTGCCCCTGGACTGGTGACGTCCAGGCAGGGCAGCGATCGGCCACGGCCGATCCGTCCGCCCGGCAGCGTTCCCGAGGACGAGTTTCTGGCTCTGTGCATCCGCTGCGGGGAGTGCTTCAAGGTTTGCCCCGGGCCGGTGCTGCATCCCGCCGGTACGGACTACGGCCTGGACGCTCTGTGGACCCCGGTGGCACACCTCCACCACGCCGGCTGCCATCAAGACTGCAACTTCTGCACGCAAGTCTGCCCAACCGGAGCCATCCAGCCGCTAGAACTCGCGGTGAAACGCCGGACCCGCATGGGATTAGCTCGGATCGATCCCGACACGTGCCTGCCGTACCGCGGGGACAAGCTCCGGCAGGATTGCGACCTCTGTTACGTCGAATGCCGGCGGGCCGGGTATGATGCCATCGAGATGAAGGAAACTCGCATCGAGCTCAACCCGCCGCCGCCGGAAGGCGTGTTTTCGGAGGTCGAACTGGAGGCCATGAGCCGCATCCGGGTACCCGTGGTGAAGGTGGAGGCGTGCGTGGGCTGCGGGATCTGCGAATACCGCTGCCACACTCGGCACGTGGTCCAGAAACCCACTCTTCGACGGAGCGCGATCATGGTGTGGGCTGAGAACGAACATCGACTCCTCTCGTTTCCCGCCGATCCACGTGATTTGCCTTCGGTGACGAGACCAGCAAGCGTGGCTTGA